Proteins encoded in a region of the Vicia villosa cultivar HV-30 ecotype Madison, WI linkage group LG5, Vvil1.0, whole genome shotgun sequence genome:
- the LOC131605957 gene encoding uncharacterized protein LOC131605957 yields the protein MSVLVNGSATKDFVVEKGLRQGDPLSPSVFVLVMEVLMVLLKKSKEIGKFRGFKIKGEKEVDLLQFVDDTIIIADGDTANLWSMKSILKGFELMSVGSLPLKFIGVRVGDNPRKLSMWKDLIMMLRKRLSVWRGLHLSMVGRVVLINSVLNAFPIYSLSFYKAPKKVLNEVRSIQSKFLWSGAYLKKSINWVCWDTVCKSREEGEARYGNTKLKVLIGDVSVVDKKDSIWWIDIIISDNYENLIFNHIAGAINCRVGNGANTPLWYASWTGQKPLMEAFLDLFLLDGNYLDAINSAGTFVGGCWNWKVDKLFAAGSESATVGKPVVARVHALAASIQ from the exons ATGTCGGTTCTTGTAAATGGTAGTGCCACTAAGGACTTTGTTGTGGAGAAAGGTCTTCGGCAAGGAGATCCTTTGTCACCTTCTGTGTTCGTTTTAGTCATGGAGGTACTCATGGTCTTATTGAAGAAATCAAAAGAGATAGGTAAATTTCGTGGTTTTAAGATCAAAGGTGAAAAAGAGGTGGATTTGTTACAATTTGTGGACGACACAATAATCATAGCCGATGGAGATACCGCAAACTTATGGAGTATGAAATCTATTCTTAAAGGTTTTGAGTTGATGTCGG TGGGGTCCTTACCTCTCAAATTCATTGGAGTGAGGGTCGGTGATAATCCTAGGAAGctttcaatgtggaaagatcttATAATGATGTTAAGAAAAAGATTGTCCGTTTGGAGAGGCTTGCATCTTAGTATGGTGGGAAGAGTGGTGTTGATTAACTCGGTTCTTAATGCATTTCCGATTTATTCGCTTTCCTTTTACAAGGCCCCTAAGAAGGTTTTGAACGAGGTTAGATCAATACAGAGCAAGTTTCTTTGGAGTGGAGCCTATCTAAAAAAATCGATTAATTGGGTGTGTTGGGATACAGTGTGTAAGTCCCGGGAAGAAGGAG AGGCAAGATATGGAAATACGAAGTTGAAAGTTTTGATAGGGGATGTGTCGGTGGTGGATAAGAAAGACTCTATTTGGTGGATAGATATAATCATTTCGGATAATTATGAGAATCTTATTTTTAATCACATCGCGGGAGCAATTAATTGTAGAGTTGGAAATGGGGCTAACACTCCCTTGTGGTACGCGTCTTGGACGGGACAAAAACCTTTGATGGAAGCTTTTCTCGATCTTTTCTTATTGGATGGAAATTATTTGGATGCTATTAATAGTGCAGGTACTTTTGTTGGAGGTTGCTGGAATTGGAAGGTGGATAAGCTGTTTGCGGCTGGGAGCGAGTCTGCTACTGTCGGGAAGCCTGTGGTGGCCCGTGTCCATGCGCTGGCAGCTAGTATTCAGTGA